One window from the genome of Trabulsiella odontotermitis encodes:
- a CDS encoding bile acid:sodium symporter family protein: MTIQSVIQKSGLGVSIAGIALAAIGALMQSPALWQPGLVMFTAGFAAGAGHWPSLRSYQFTLWIIAGFVAAMTWSTDLIVWGGFNITHKWIVFLVIQATMFSMGTKLTIQDFIDVAKMPWAVFIGTFCHFVIMPLLGLTITLIFHFPPEVAVGILLIGACPSGLSSTVMVYIANANLALAVSIAAVSTLAATVMTPLWVNLLAGSMIDIQLTAMVMDVVKIVLIPIGAAILHDYLKTYASQNGRRVVQGLAGISALWLLYMIAGGWDSLFGTASAEAQMYAVVLNFVAGGIVWALFYNWLYGRFSSIKNIMPTISMMGIIFFTTTAAAAGRDNLVQVGFLLCFAMLMHNLGGFCIGYLMSRFIFRMDVQSARTVAFEVGLQNGGMASGLAAAMGKLATVGLASAVMTPLGNVSGSLLANYWRKKDARAAKAAAEAPLTASDSLPKGKLL; this comes from the coding sequence ATGACTATTCAATCCGTAATACAAAAAAGTGGGTTAGGCGTCAGCATCGCGGGTATTGCACTGGCGGCGATCGGCGCCCTCATGCAGTCCCCTGCGCTCTGGCAGCCAGGTCTTGTGATGTTTACCGCCGGGTTCGCCGCGGGCGCAGGCCACTGGCCATCGCTGCGCAGCTACCAGTTTACGCTGTGGATCATCGCCGGTTTCGTCGCCGCGATGACCTGGTCGACGGATCTGATCGTCTGGGGCGGTTTTAACATCACCCACAAATGGATCGTCTTCCTGGTCATTCAGGCCACCATGTTCAGCATGGGCACCAAACTGACGATTCAGGATTTTATCGACGTCGCCAAAATGCCGTGGGCGGTGTTTATCGGTACTTTCTGCCATTTCGTGATCATGCCGCTGCTGGGGCTGACCATCACGCTGATTTTCCACTTTCCGCCGGAAGTCGCTGTGGGGATCCTGCTGATTGGCGCCTGCCCGAGCGGACTCTCGTCAACGGTAATGGTCTATATCGCCAACGCCAACCTGGCGCTGGCCGTGTCAATCGCCGCGGTCTCCACGCTCGCCGCCACCGTGATGACGCCGCTGTGGGTCAACCTGCTGGCCGGATCGATGATCGACATCCAGCTCACCGCAATGGTAATGGACGTGGTGAAAATCGTGCTGATCCCGATTGGCGCCGCCATTCTGCATGATTACCTGAAAACCTACGCCAGCCAGAATGGCCGCCGCGTGGTGCAGGGACTGGCTGGCATCAGCGCGCTCTGGCTGCTGTACATGATTGCCGGTGGCTGGGATTCGCTGTTCGGTACCGCCAGCGCCGAAGCGCAGATGTACGCCGTGGTGCTGAACTTTGTCGCCGGTGGCATCGTCTGGGCGCTGTTCTACAACTGGTTGTATGGCCGTTTCAGTAGCATCAAAAACATCATGCCGACCATCTCGATGATGGGCATCATTTTCTTCACCACCACGGCCGCCGCTGCGGGGCGTGACAACCTGGTACAGGTTGGTTTCCTGCTCTGCTTCGCCATGCTGATGCATAACCTGGGCGGCTTCTGCATCGGCTATCTGATGAGCCGCTTTATCTTCCGCATGGATGTTCAGTCCGCCCGTACCGTGGCCTTCGAAGTGGGCCTGCAGAACGGCGGGATGGCCTCGGGTCTCGCCGCGGCGATGGGCAAACTGGCGACGGTGGGCCTGGCCTCGGCGGTGATGACGCCGCTCGGCAACGTCAGCGGATCGCTGCTCGCCAACTACTGGCGTAAAAAAGATGCCCGTGCCGCGAAAGCTGCCGCTGAGGCGCCACTGACCGCCTCCGATTCTCTCCCGAAA